The following coding sequences lie in one Arthrobacter sp. SLBN-122 genomic window:
- a CDS encoding isoprenyl transferase, whose translation MELPGFLYGYYERRLLKDLPRDRIPRHIGVMVDGNRRWAKQFNAPTSQGHQAGADKIHEFLGWCQELGVKVVTLYMLSTDNMNRSSEELDLLMGIIANTLDRLDEDANISVHAMGAPELLPDYLADRLNKLTARTPIREKIHVNVAVGYGGRREIVDAVRELLHDAVAKGMDISKLADDLCVDDISRFLYTRGQPDPDLVIRTSGEQRLSGFLMWQSAYSEFYFCEALWPAFRKVDFLRALRDYAGRQRRFGT comes from the coding sequence GTGGAGTTGCCCGGGTTCCTCTATGGCTATTACGAACGCCGGCTGCTCAAGGATCTTCCGCGCGACCGCATTCCCCGCCACATCGGCGTCATGGTGGACGGCAACCGGCGGTGGGCCAAGCAATTTAACGCACCCACCAGCCAGGGCCACCAGGCCGGAGCGGACAAAATCCACGAATTCCTCGGCTGGTGCCAGGAACTGGGTGTCAAAGTAGTGACCCTCTACATGCTGTCCACGGACAACATGAACCGCTCCAGTGAGGAATTGGACCTCCTCATGGGGATCATCGCCAACACCCTGGACCGGCTGGACGAAGACGCGAACATCTCCGTGCATGCCATGGGCGCACCCGAACTGCTTCCGGACTACCTCGCCGATCGCCTCAACAAGCTCACCGCCCGCACGCCCATCCGGGAAAAGATCCACGTCAACGTGGCAGTGGGGTACGGGGGCCGCCGGGAAATCGTGGATGCCGTCCGGGAGCTCCTCCACGACGCCGTCGCCAAGGGCATGGACATCTCCAAGCTTGCGGACGACCTGTGCGTCGATGACATCTCACGCTTCCTGTACACCCGCGGCCAGCCGGACCCGGACCTGGTGATCAGGACGTCGGGTGAGCAGCGCCTGTCCGGCTTCCTCATGTGGCAGAGCGCCTACAGCGAGTTCTACTTCTGCGAGGCCCTGTGGCCCGCGTTCCGCAAGGTGGATTTCCTCCGTGCCCTGCGGGACTATGCCGGCCGCCAGCGCCGCTTTGGCACCTGA
- a CDS encoding PhoH family protein: MATSEQLPEVLFGQGGKATSRAERATSEAGAATDAAAGFAVSGREADIHTFVIDTSVLLSDPRALLRFAEHEVVVPVVVITELEAKRHDPELGYFARKALRLLDDLRVKHGGLNRPLPIGDEGGTLMVELNHISSEVLPLGFRSGDNDSRILAVAKNLANEGRNVTVVSKDLPMRVKASAMGLTADEYRNELVKDSGWTGVAEIEADEQDIATLYGHEPAYIPAAAELPVNTGLVLLSNRGSALGRVGADKQVRLVKGDRDVFGLHGRSAEQRLAIDMLMDPAVGIVSIGGRAGTGKSALALCAGLEAVLERREHRKVIVFRPLYAVGGQELGYLPGSESEKMNPWAQAVFDTLGALVSQEVVEEVMDRGMLEVMPLTHIRGRSLHDAFVIVDEAQSLEKNVLLTVMSRIGQNSKIVLTHDVAQRDNLRVGRHDGIAAVVETLKGHPLFGHVTLTRSERSPIAALVTELLEG, encoded by the coding sequence GTGGCTACTTCTGAACAACTGCCCGAGGTCCTGTTTGGACAGGGCGGAAAAGCTACCTCTCGCGCCGAGCGAGCCACCTCTGAAGCCGGCGCAGCAACTGATGCTGCGGCCGGTTTTGCTGTCTCCGGAAGGGAAGCCGACATCCACACCTTCGTCATCGACACCTCCGTCCTCCTCTCCGATCCGCGCGCACTCCTGCGGTTCGCTGAGCATGAGGTAGTGGTTCCCGTCGTGGTCATCACCGAACTCGAGGCCAAGCGGCACGACCCCGAACTCGGCTACTTCGCACGGAAGGCCCTGCGGCTCCTGGATGATCTCCGGGTCAAGCACGGTGGCCTGAACCGGCCCCTCCCCATCGGCGATGAGGGCGGCACCCTGATGGTGGAACTCAACCACATCTCCTCCGAGGTGCTGCCGTTGGGCTTCCGCAGCGGGGACAACGACAGCCGCATCCTCGCCGTCGCCAAGAACCTGGCCAACGAAGGACGCAACGTCACCGTCGTGTCCAAGGACCTGCCCATGCGGGTTAAAGCCTCCGCCATGGGGCTCACCGCCGACGAGTACCGCAACGAACTGGTCAAGGATTCCGGGTGGACGGGCGTCGCCGAAATCGAAGCCGACGAACAGGACATTGCCACCCTGTACGGCCACGAACCCGCCTATATCCCGGCGGCCGCCGAGCTGCCCGTCAACACCGGCCTGGTCCTGCTGTCCAACCGCGGCTCCGCACTGGGCCGGGTGGGTGCCGACAAGCAGGTGCGCCTGGTCAAGGGCGACCGCGACGTGTTCGGCCTCCACGGCCGGTCCGCTGAGCAGCGGCTGGCCATCGATATGCTGATGGATCCCGCCGTCGGCATCGTTTCCATTGGCGGCCGCGCAGGCACCGGCAAATCCGCGCTTGCCTTGTGCGCCGGCCTGGAAGCCGTGCTGGAACGCCGCGAACACCGCAAAGTGATCGTCTTCCGGCCCCTCTACGCGGTGGGCGGCCAGGAACTTGGCTACCTGCCGGGCTCCGAGTCCGAGAAGATGAACCCGTGGGCGCAGGCCGTGTTCGACACCCTCGGGGCCCTGGTCAGCCAGGAAGTGGTGGAGGAGGTCATGGACCGCGGCATGCTCGAGGTCATGCCCCTCACCCACATCCGCGGACGCTCCCTCCACGACGCCTTCGTGATCGTGGACGAAGCCCAGTCCCTCGAAAAGAACGTCCTCCTCACCGTCATGAGCCGCATTGGCCAGAACTCCAAGATCGTTCTCACCCACGACGTCGCCCAGCGCGACAACCTGCGCGTTGGACGCCACGACGGAATCGCCGCCGTCGTCGAAACCCTGAAAGGACACCCCCTCTTCGGCCACGTCACCCTGACCCGCTCCGAACGTTCGCCCATCGCAGCACTGGTCACGGAACTCCTCGAGGGCTAA
- a CDS encoding GNAT family N-acetyltransferase, which yields MTTLGSIWPLFDLTLTTPRLELRPISDQDIPAAVAAARGGIHDPGRNPFSTPWTELPDEELGPNMARWYWRCRAECRPENWTLLLGVWHEGQFIGCQDVGAKDFAALRTVTTGSWLKQSVQGRGLGKEMRAAVVLWAFDWLGAEVAEFEAAIWNSASLGVSRSLGYELNGTTRKAWGPKAETLQHVRVTPHTFKRPDWQLQVQGHDAAARFLGVR from the coding sequence ATGACTACCCTGGGCTCCATCTGGCCGCTGTTCGACCTCACGCTGACCACCCCGCGGCTGGAACTGCGCCCCATCAGCGACCAGGACATCCCGGCGGCGGTGGCAGCGGCCCGCGGCGGAATCCACGACCCCGGCCGGAATCCGTTCAGCACTCCCTGGACGGAGCTGCCCGACGAGGAACTGGGCCCCAACATGGCGCGCTGGTACTGGCGCTGCCGCGCTGAATGCAGGCCCGAAAACTGGACACTGCTCCTCGGGGTCTGGCACGAAGGCCAGTTCATCGGCTGCCAGGATGTCGGGGCCAAAGACTTCGCGGCTCTACGGACTGTCACCACCGGGTCCTGGCTCAAGCAGTCCGTCCAGGGCCGCGGCCTTGGCAAGGAGATGCGTGCCGCCGTCGTCCTTTGGGCCTTTGACTGGCTCGGGGCAGAAGTCGCCGAATTCGAGGCCGCCATCTGGAACAGCGCTTCCCTGGGCGTGTCCCGCTCCCTCGGCTACGAACTCAACGGCACCACCCGCAAAGCCTGGGGCCCCAAAGCCGAAACACTCCAGCACGTCCGCGTCACCCCGCATACGTTCAAACGCCCGGACTGGCAGCTCCAAGTCCAAGGCCACGACGCAGCCGCGAGGTTCCTTGGCGTGCGTTGA
- a CDS encoding prepilin peptidase produces MIGRLGELWQHTPLAFWLVLAACLYFAVMAVRLTIIDVRHHLLPNRIVFPSYAVAGVLLLAAAAVAWASPAPAADDAGGLLAIPALRVVAGAAILWLFYFVLRFIYPPGMGFGDVKLAGVLGMYLGYLGWGHLFAGTFLAFLLGGLWSLVLLAARRGTLKSAIPFGPFMLAGAAAAMLLPA; encoded by the coding sequence GTGATCGGACGACTCGGTGAACTCTGGCAGCACACCCCGCTTGCGTTCTGGCTGGTACTGGCTGCCTGCCTCTACTTTGCAGTGATGGCGGTCCGGCTCACCATCATCGACGTCCGGCACCACCTCCTGCCCAACAGGATTGTCTTCCCGTCCTACGCAGTGGCCGGGGTGCTCCTCCTGGCGGCCGCCGCGGTTGCCTGGGCCAGTCCCGCCCCGGCCGCCGATGATGCCGGCGGGCTCCTGGCCATCCCCGCCCTCCGCGTGGTGGCCGGTGCCGCAATCCTGTGGCTGTTCTATTTTGTCCTGCGGTTCATCTACCCGCCCGGGATGGGCTTTGGCGACGTCAAGCTTGCCGGAGTGCTCGGGATGTACCTGGGCTACCTCGGCTGGGGACACCTCTTCGCGGGGACGTTCCTGGCGTTCCTGCTGGGCGGGCTGTGGTCCCTGGTCCTGCTGGCGGCCCGGCGGGGCACCCTGAAATCAGCCATACCGTTCGGCCCGTTCATGCTCGCCGGGGCCGCAGCGGCCATGCTGCTGCCCGCCTGA
- a CDS encoding NUDIX hydrolase, which produces MPAPEYVLKLREKIGNDPIWVPGVRGVVVDDAGRILLAQRSDNRQWALISGMLDPGEQPARGLIREIFEETAVVAEAERVVSVGAVGPVTYPNGDICEFLDVVFLCRYVSGEARVNDDESLAVGWFGPDELPDLMPGHLTSIRQALAPSAGVHFEP; this is translated from the coding sequence ATGCCTGCACCTGAATACGTCCTGAAGCTGCGCGAAAAGATCGGCAACGATCCCATCTGGGTCCCCGGCGTCCGGGGGGTTGTGGTCGACGACGCCGGCAGGATCCTGCTGGCCCAGCGGTCAGACAACCGGCAATGGGCGCTCATCAGCGGAATGCTGGACCCGGGGGAACAGCCTGCCCGTGGTCTGATTCGGGAGATCTTCGAGGAAACAGCAGTGGTGGCCGAAGCGGAACGCGTGGTCTCGGTGGGGGCGGTGGGCCCAGTCACCTACCCCAACGGCGACATCTGCGAATTCCTGGACGTGGTGTTCCTGTGCCGTTACGTCTCCGGTGAAGCCAGGGTCAACGACGACGAATCCCTTGCCGTTGGCTGGTTCGGCCCGGACGAACTTCCCGACCTCATGCCCGGCCACCTCACCAGCATCCGCCAGGCGCTGGCACCTTCCGCCGGCGTCCACTTCGAGCCCTAA
- a CDS encoding MDR family MFS transporter: MSTATTRTAAGPLLLTQKRIWIIFSALIAGMLLSSLDQTIVSTAMPTIVGKLGGVEHQAWITTAYLLATTIVMPIYGKFGDILGRRNLFLVAIALFTLASVGCALASDFWGFVIFRAIQGLGGGGLMILSQAIIADIVPAKERGKYMGPLGAIFGLSAVAGPLLGGFFVDHLTWEWAFYINIPVGLAAFAIAWFALTLPNKKAEKRIDILGVVLLSAATTCLIFFTDFGGKKDEGWDSPLTWAFGAGLLVSAAAFVLVERRAEDPIIPLSLFRNRIFINATAIGFTLGLGMFSAIAFVPTFLQMSSGTSAAESGLLMLPMMAGLMGTSIYSGIRISKTGKYKMFPILGAVLTLAAMLWMTTLAASTPIWVICLQLFVFGAGLGLIMQVVVLVVQNSVPADQIGTATSTNNYFREVGAAMGVAVFGSIFTTRLSEALTSAFTGAGASAEQAGQSTRTLDPQALSQLPEQLRDAIVNAYADSLAPVFWYLLPFIAVALLLALTLKQIPLSDTAGMVARGEAVGGEEAERLAAGLSGAAAKVKDDDGELVSPGR; this comes from the coding sequence ATGAGTACCGCCACCACCAGGACGGCCGCGGGGCCCCTGCTGCTCACGCAAAAACGCATCTGGATCATCTTCTCCGCCTTGATTGCGGGCATGCTCCTCTCCAGCCTGGACCAGACCATCGTCTCCACCGCCATGCCCACCATCGTGGGCAAACTGGGCGGCGTGGAACACCAGGCCTGGATCACCACCGCGTACCTGCTGGCCACCACCATCGTGATGCCCATCTACGGCAAGTTCGGTGACATCCTGGGCCGGCGCAACCTCTTCCTGGTGGCCATCGCACTCTTCACCCTGGCGTCCGTTGGCTGCGCACTGGCCAGCGATTTCTGGGGCTTCGTCATCTTCCGCGCCATCCAGGGCCTGGGCGGCGGTGGCCTCATGATCCTTTCCCAGGCGATCATCGCCGACATCGTTCCCGCCAAGGAGCGTGGCAAATACATGGGCCCGCTCGGCGCCATCTTCGGACTCTCCGCCGTGGCCGGACCCTTGCTCGGCGGCTTCTTCGTGGACCACCTCACCTGGGAGTGGGCCTTCTACATCAACATCCCGGTGGGCCTTGCAGCGTTCGCCATCGCCTGGTTCGCCCTGACGCTGCCCAACAAGAAGGCCGAAAAGCGGATCGACATCCTGGGCGTGGTGCTGCTCTCAGCCGCCACCACCTGCCTGATCTTCTTCACCGACTTTGGCGGCAAGAAGGACGAAGGCTGGGATTCACCCCTTACCTGGGCCTTCGGCGCCGGGCTGCTGGTTTCTGCGGCCGCTTTCGTGCTGGTGGAGCGCCGCGCGGAGGACCCCATCATCCCGCTGAGCCTGTTCCGGAACCGGATCTTCATCAATGCCACCGCCATCGGCTTCACCCTGGGCCTGGGCATGTTCTCCGCCATCGCGTTCGTCCCCACCTTCCTGCAGATGTCCTCCGGCACGTCCGCAGCCGAATCCGGCCTGCTGATGCTCCCGATGATGGCAGGCCTCATGGGCACGTCCATCTACTCCGGCATCCGGATCTCCAAGACCGGCAAGTACAAGATGTTTCCCATCCTGGGCGCCGTACTCACCCTGGCTGCCATGCTGTGGATGACCACCCTCGCCGCGAGCACCCCCATCTGGGTCATCTGCCTCCAGCTGTTCGTCTTCGGTGCGGGCCTCGGCCTGATCATGCAGGTGGTGGTCCTGGTGGTCCAGAACTCGGTGCCGGCTGACCAGATCGGGACGGCCACGAGCACCAACAACTACTTCCGCGAAGTGGGCGCCGCCATGGGCGTGGCAGTGTTCGGCTCCATCTTCACCACCCGCCTTTCCGAGGCGCTGACCAGCGCCTTTACGGGGGCAGGAGCATCCGCTGAGCAGGCCGGACAGTCCACCCGGACCCTGGATCCGCAGGCGCTGAGCCAGCTCCCGGAACAGCTGCGGGACGCCATCGTGAACGCCTACGCCGACTCGCTGGCACCGGTGTTCTGGTACCTGCTGCCTTTCATCGCCGTGGCCTTGCTCCTGGCCCTCACGCTGAAGCAGATCCCGCTCTCGGACACCGCCGGCATGGTGGCACGCGGCGAGGCAGTGGGCGGCGAGGAAGCCGAACGGCTCGCCGCCGGCTTGTCCGGCGCAGCTGCCAAGGTGAAGGACGACGACGGCGAGCTGGTGTCCCCGGGCCGCTGA
- a CDS encoding class II fumarate hydratase yields the protein MTSTEEFRIEHDTMGEVRVPVNALYRAQTQRAVENFPISGKTLERTHIEALARVKKAAAQANAELGVLDGELAKAIADAADEVAAGKYDGDFPIDVFQTGSGTSSNMNTNEVIAELATRALKAAGSDKVVHPNDHVNASQSSNDVFPTSVHVAATSALINDLIPALDYLAGSLERKAAEFKDVVKSGRTHLMDATPVTLGQEFGGYAAQVRYGIERINASLPRVAEVPLGGTAVGTGINTPAGFPERVIELLATDTGLPLTEARDHFEAQANRDGLIEASSQLRNIAISFMKINNDLRWMGSGPNTGLGEIAIPDLQPGSSIMPGKVNPVICEASIMVAAQVIGNDTAIAWSGTNGAFELNVGIPVMAANLLESIRLLANTSRVMADKMIDGITANVERARFLAEASPSIVTPLNKYIGYENAAKIAKTAVKEGLTIRQATEKLGFVGDGEGQVSVADLEKALDVTTMTAPAHKA from the coding sequence ATGACTTCCACTGAAGAGTTCCGCATTGAACATGACACGATGGGCGAAGTCCGCGTCCCCGTGAACGCACTGTACCGCGCGCAGACGCAGCGGGCAGTGGAGAACTTCCCCATTTCCGGCAAGACCCTTGAGCGCACCCACATCGAGGCGCTGGCCCGGGTCAAGAAGGCTGCTGCCCAGGCCAACGCAGAACTGGGCGTGCTCGACGGCGAGCTGGCCAAGGCGATCGCAGACGCTGCCGACGAGGTGGCTGCCGGCAAGTACGACGGCGACTTCCCCATCGACGTCTTCCAGACCGGCTCCGGCACGTCCTCGAACATGAACACCAACGAGGTCATCGCCGAACTGGCCACCCGCGCACTGAAGGCCGCCGGCAGCGACAAGGTTGTCCACCCGAACGACCACGTCAACGCTTCTCAGTCCTCCAACGACGTGTTCCCCACGTCCGTTCACGTGGCCGCCACGTCCGCTCTGATCAACGACCTCATCCCCGCCCTTGACTACCTGGCCGGCTCGCTGGAGCGCAAGGCCGCGGAGTTCAAGGACGTGGTGAAGTCCGGCCGCACCCACCTCATGGACGCCACCCCGGTAACCCTGGGCCAGGAGTTCGGCGGCTACGCCGCGCAGGTCCGTTACGGCATCGAGCGCATCAACGCCTCCCTCCCCCGTGTTGCAGAGGTTCCGCTGGGCGGCACCGCCGTGGGCACCGGCATCAACACGCCGGCCGGCTTCCCGGAGCGTGTCATTGAGCTGCTCGCCACGGATACCGGCCTGCCGCTGACCGAGGCCCGCGACCACTTCGAGGCACAGGCCAACCGCGACGGCCTGATCGAGGCGTCCAGCCAGCTGCGCAACATCGCCATCTCGTTCATGAAGATCAACAACGACCTTCGCTGGATGGGTTCCGGCCCCAACACCGGCCTCGGCGAAATCGCCATCCCTGACCTTCAGCCGGGTTCCTCCATCATGCCCGGCAAGGTCAACCCGGTTATCTGCGAGGCGTCCATCATGGTGGCCGCCCAGGTCATCGGCAACGACACCGCCATCGCCTGGTCCGGCACCAACGGGGCCTTTGAGCTGAACGTGGGCATCCCGGTCATGGCCGCCAACCTGCTCGAGTCCATCCGGCTGCTGGCCAACACCAGCCGGGTCATGGCGGATAAGATGATCGACGGCATCACGGCGAACGTGGAGCGCGCCCGCTTCCTGGCCGAGGCTTCCCCGTCCATCGTCACGCCGCTGAACAAGTACATCGGCTACGAGAACGCCGCCAAGATTGCCAAGACCGCAGTCAAGGAAGGCCTGACCATCCGCCAGGCCACCGAGAAGCTCGGTTTCGTGGGCGACGGCGAGGGCCAGGTTTCCGTGGCCGACCTCGAGAAGGCGCTGGACGTCACCACCATGACGGCCCCGGCCCACAAGGCATAG